Proteins encoded in a region of the Macaca mulatta isolate MMU2019108-1 chromosome X, T2T-MMU8v2.0, whole genome shotgun sequence genome:
- the TFDP3 gene encoding transcription factor Dp family member 3, protein MAKYISLTEANKELKVLIDQNQTSGSVAVHPSTVNLLGKQLLPKTFGQSSVSIDQQVVIGMPQRPAASNIPVVGIPSPPSSHFASQNQPSYSPPRWARQHNRKGEKNGMGLSHLSMKVWETVQRKGTTSCKEVVGELVAKFRAASDHVSPNESAYDVNNIKRRTYDALNVLMAMNVISREKKKIKWIGPTTNSAQNCQNLQVERQKRLERIKQKQSELQQLILQQIAFKNLVLRNRYVEEQVSRQLPPNSVIHLPFIIISTSKKTVINCSISDDKLDYLFKFDNSFEIHDDMQVLMWMGMTFGLESGSCSAEDLKMARSLVPKTLEPYVTEMAQGTFGGVFTMAGSTSNGTQPSASDLTNGMDGMPATSSNESQYHGSRVETTAVQEEEEEEDNNDDDFNENDEDD, encoded by the coding sequence ATGGCAAAATATATCAGTCTAACTGAAGCTAACAAAGAACTCAAGGTCTTAATAGACCAGAACCAGACCAGTGGCTCCGTGGCCGTTCACCCCTCCACCGTAAACCTGCTCGGGAAGCAGCTCTTGCCGAAAACCTTTGGACAGTCCAGTGTCAGTATTGACCAGCAAGTGGTAATTGGTATGCCTCAGAGACCGGCAGCATCAAACATCCCTGTGGTAGGAATCCCAAGCCCACCCAGCAGTCACTTTGCCTCTCAGAACCAGCCTTCCTACTCCCCACCTCGGTGGGCCAGGCAGCACaacaggaaaggagagaagaatggcATGGGCCTGAGCCATCTTTCCATGAAGGTCTGGGAGACGGTGCAGAGGAAAGGGACCACTTCCTGCAAGGAAGTGGTGGGCGAGCTGGTCGCCAAGTTCAGAGCTGCCAGCGACCACGTCTCACCAAACGAGTCAGCTTATGACGTGAATAACATAAAACGGCGCACCTACGATGCCTTAAACGTGCTGATGGCCATGAATGTCATCtccagggagaaaaagaagatcAAGTGGATTGGTCCGACCACAAACTCGGCTCAGAACTGTCAGAACTTACAGGTGGAAAGACAGAAGAGACTTGAAAGAATAAAGCAGAAGCAGTCTGAACTTCAACAACTTATTTTACAGCAAATTGCCTTCAAGAACCTGGTGCTGAGAAACCGGTATGTGGAGGAACAGGTCAGTCGGCAGCTGCCGCCCAACTCAGTCATCCACCTGCCCTTCATCATCATCAGCACTAGCAAGAAGACCGTTATCAACTGCAGCATCTCCGATGACAAATTAGATTATCTGTTTAAGTTTGACAACTCATTTGAAATCCACGATGACATGCAAGTGTTGATGTGGATGGGCATGACTTTTGGGCTAGAGTCCGGGAGCTGCTCTGCTGAAGACCTTAAAATGGCCAGAAGTTTGGTCCCAAAGACTCTGGAGCCGTACGTGACAGAAATGGCTCAGGGAACTTTTGGAGGTGTGTTCACGATGGCAGGTTCCACGTCTAATGGCACGCAGCCCTCTGCCAGTGACCTGACCAACGGTATGGATGGGATGCCGGCCACAAGCTCTAATGAGTCTCAGTACCATGGCTCCAGAGTGGAGACCACAGCagtccaggaggaggaggaggaggaggacaacaACGATGATGACTTCAATGAGAATGACGAGGATGACTGA